The genomic region GAAAAATTATTATATGTATTCATAAATTATATATTACTGTTAAACTAACTTTATTTAATAATTTAAACAAGTTAGATTAATTTTTAATAATAATTAAATTTATTATAATATTATTTTACAAATATTTTTATAAAATATTAGTTACTATATATTTATAAAAATATTTATTAAATATTTCAATAACATATATTTTTATTATATCAATGTTATACAGATTTTTATGATAAAGATTTTTAAATTTTAAAATTTTATTTATTACGAGTCTTATGTTATATAATCAAAAAAATAAAAAAATAAACTTAATAAATTATGACCATTTTACGATGCAGAATTTTATGTATGAAATAAATGAAAAAAAATTTCGTGCTGATCAAATTATGTATTGGATTTATCAACGTTTATGTAACAATTTTGACAATATGATTAATTTACCGTTAAGTTTACGAAATAAATTAAAAAATATCAGTGTGATTCAGTTTCCTATTGCAACTAAAGAAATAATTTCTTCTGATCATACAATTAAATGGATTTTTTCTGCTGATAACGGAGTTTTTGAAACAGTATATATTCCCGAAAATAATCGTGGCACATTATGTATTTCATCACAAGTAGGATGCATATTAAGATGTAAATTTTGTGCAACTGGTATGCAAGGATTTAAACGTAATTTATTAGTTTCAGAAATGATTGGTCAAATTTGGGTTATATACAATAAAATGAAATATGATAAAAATATTTTCAGGTACCCGATTACTAATATAGTATTTATGGGCATGGGAGAACCTTTATTAAATTTTAATAACGTATTTAAAACATTAAATATAATATTTTCAAAACATGGTTTTCATATTCCGAAAAAGAAAGTGATTTTATCAACAGCGGGTATAGTACCTGCAATAAATAAATTATCTAATATATTTGATGTTAAATTAGCACTTTCATTACATGCACCGAATGATATTTTACGAAATCAATTAATGCCAATAAATAAAAAATATAACATTAAATTATTATTATCTTCAGTTGAAAAATTTTTAAAACGATCTAGACTAAATAGAAAAGGGGTTACTATTGAATATATTATGTTAAAGAATATAAATGATACAATACAACACGCGAAAGAATTAATAAAAATATTAAAAAATTTACCTAGTAAAATTAATCTTATTCCCTGGAATTATCTTCCAGATGTAAATTTTTCATGTAGTAGTTTTTATCAAATGAATTTATTTTCTAATTTTTTGATGAAACATGGTTTTTTTGTTACTATACGTAAACCTCGTGGACAAGATATTCAAGCTGCGTGTGGACAATTAACTGGATTAGTATATTGAAATATAATAGATGATTTTTATTATATATATTATATCAATGATATATTTAATATATATATATTATTTTTTAACATAGGAATAATATGTGAATTATATTTTTCAATCTGTAAAAGGTATGCATGATTACCTCCCAAAAGATACAATTTTATGGAATCAAATAGAAGATATATTAAAAAAAATATTATATAATTATGGTTATGATGAAATTAAACTCCCTATACTAGAAAAAACTATATTATTTAAAAATTCTATAGGAGAAATGACTGATGTTATTGGAAAAGAAATGTATTCATTTGATGATAAAAATGGTTCTAGTCTTTCGTTACGTCCAGAAGGGACAACAAGCTGTGTAAGATCCGTTATTCAGCATAAATTGTTATATCATAAAAAACCAAAGTTGTGGTATCATGGACCTATGTTTCGATACGAGCGTCCGCAAAAAGGACGTTATCGTCAATTTTATCAATTTGGTATTGAAACATTTGGATTTTTAGAACCAGATATAGAAATAGAGTTAATTATTTTAATAAATAAATTTTGGAAAAAATTAAATTTAACCAAATTTTTAACATTAGAAATTAATTCTATCGGTTCTGTTTGTGAGAGAAATAGATATCAAATGATGTTAAAAGATTTTTTTAAAAAGCATATATCTATTTTAGATAAAAAAAGCTTAAAATATCTTGATAATCATGCTATTAGGATTTTAGATAGTAAAAATATACATATACAAAATTTATTACTCAAAGCTCCAAATTTATTAGATTTTATTAATTCACGGTCAATATTAAATTTTGAAAAATTATGTGCTTTAATTAAAGATTTTAATATTCCATACACTGTAAATTATAAATTAATTCGAGGACTTGATTATTACAATAATACTGTATTTGAATGGAAGACAAAATATTTAGGGTCAAAAAATACTATATGTGCTGGAGGAAGATACGATACATTAGTGAAAAGATTGTTAGGACCTGATATTCCAGCCGCTGGTTTAGCTATTGGAATGGATCGATTATTATTATTATTACAATCTGTTAATGTTTCTCATATTTATCAAAAAAATATAGATATTATAGTTTTTTTTAGTGATATCAGTATTAAAAATAAAGCATTTTTTTTATCAGAAAATATCCGAAATACATTACCTACATTGAAAATATTATTAGAATTTGCATCTATACAGTTTAAAAAAATATTAAAAAATGTTCATAAATATGATACAAAAATTATATTATTTATGAGAACGAATAATTTAATTAATATATATGATATTCAAAGTAAAAGATATGAAACAACTCACCAAAATCATGTAATTCAAATCATTACAACTATTTTTACATAATTACATGTAATCGAATAACATTAAGAATAATAAAATAATACTTATATATTTTATTTCAAAAAATTTTTACTATATAAAATTTTGTAATAGTTATAAGGAAACAAATATATGTTTCAATATAAAAAAATAAATATACAATCTGATGTAGAACTGTGGGATTATGTCACTAAAGAAATTGATCGACAAGAGCAACATATTGAACTTATTGCTTCTGAGAACTATGCCAGCATTGCAGTTATGCAAGCACAGGGATCATTATTAACAAATAAATATGCTGAAGGGTATCCAAGAAAAAGATATTATGGAGGTTGTGACTTTGTTGATTGTATCGAACAATTAGCAATTGACCGAGCGAAAAAACTATTCCATGCAGATTATGCTAATGTACAACCTCATTCTGGTTCTCAAGCAAATTTTGCTGTATTTATAGCTTTATTAAATCCCGGAGATACAATTTTAGGAATGGATTTATCACATGGTGGTCATTTGACGCATGGAGCATCAATAAATGTTTCTGGTAAAATATACAATACAATTACATATGGTTTAAATGAATTTGGAGATATCGATTATTTAAATATAGAAAAACTGGCTAAAAAATATAAACCTAAAATGATTATTGGTGGATTTTCTTCGTTTTCAAGATATATCGATTGGAAAAAATTTCGTTCTATATCTGATTCATGTGGTGCATATTTCTTAGCTGATATGGCTCATGTTGCGGGATTAGTTGCAGTAAATTTATATCCTAATCCAATAAAATATGCTGATGTTGTTACTACAACAACTCATAAAACTTTATCTGGCCCTAGAGGTGGTTTAATTCTTTCATCAAAAAATGATGAAGTTTTGTATAAAAAAATTAATTCTGCGGTATTTCCAGGAATTCAAGGTGGTCCATTGATGCATGTTATTGCAGCAAAAGCAATAGCGTTTCGAGAAGCATTGCATCCTTCTTTTAAAAAGTATCAACAACAAATATTAAAAAATGCTAAAATTATGTCTAAAATTTTTATAGAACATAATTTTAAAATTATTTCTGGTGGTACTGATAATCATCTATTTTTAATAGATTTGACAAATAAAAATGTAACTGGAAAATTTGTAGAAAATATTTTAGAGTTAGCAAATATTACTGTAAATAAAAATAGTGTTCCAAATGATAAAAATAGTCCTTTTATTACATCAGGTATTCGTATTGGTACACCAGCTATTACTCGTCGAGGTTTTAAAGAAGAAGAAGCAACAATTGTAACAAATTGGATAGTGGATATTATTCATAATCATAAAAAATTAGAGAAGATACTAAATATTAAAACTCAAGTATTAGAATTATGTGAAAAATATCCTGTATATAAATAAAAATTTGAATATAGTTATGAATATATATACATAACTATATTTTGTCATTGAATTTTATGGTGGTAAAATTATATCTATTTTATTTTCAGGAATGTAATTGATATCTTTTATATAAGGTATTATTCCTAAAAATGGTGCCGAAATATATTTTTTAATTATATAAATATAGTTCAGTATATATTTTTCAGGAGTAGTACAATTAGCAAACCATCCAACATATTTTACACCTGATTGTAAAATTGATTGTGTTGTCAATATGGCATGATTAATACATCCCAGTTTAATTGCAATCACTAAAATTACAGGTATATTTTCTTTTTTTAACCAATCTGATAAATTATTTTTTATACAAATTGGAGTACACCACCCACCAATACCTTCGATGATAATACAATTTGCTTTTTTTTTTATATACTGTAATTTTTTAGAAAGTGTATAAAAATTAATTTTATAATTCTTATTATTTAAAAAAACAGGAGGTATTGCATGGTAAAAAGCATATGGATTAATTATTTTATAATCTAATTGTATGGTACTATTTTTTTGTAAAAGTAATGTATCAGAATTTTGTAAACCTTTTATAGTTTTTCTGCAACCGCTAGAAATTGGTTTATATCCTATTGCTGTTAAACCTAACCTTTTAGCTTTTTTAATTAAAATAATAGATACTATTGTTTTTCCTACATTAGTATCTGTTCCTGTAATAAACCATTTTTTTATCATAGTGTATATTTATTTTAAATGAATATATAAATTTTATATGCTACCTACGTAAAATAGGTAGAATTATTATGTTTTAAAATTTTTCGAAATTATTTATTTCATAGCATTATAATATTTTTTATTGTTATAGATATCATTTTTTTCAGTATGATGTATAAAAAATTTTTTAGCATGTAATCCTAATTTCTTAAATAATCTTACATCATCTACTTCTTTTGGGTTACCAGTGGTTAATAATTTACATCCATAAAATATTGAATTTGCACCTGCCATAAAGCAAAGAGTTTGCATATTTTCACTCATATTTTCACGACCAGCTGATAATCTAATATAAGACTTATTCATCATAATACGAGTAACTGCAATAGTTTTTATAAAATCTACATCATTTATATTTTTATTTTTTTCTAGTGGGGTTCCCGGAATTCTTACTAGCATATTCATTGGTATACTTTCTGGTGGTTGATCTAAGTTGGATAATTGCATTAATAGGTCTATACGATCATCTATTTTTTCTCCTAAACCTAATATACCTCCAGAGCATATTTTTATTCCTGATTTTCTAATAATATCCAATGTGTTTAATCGTTCTTGATATGTACGTGTAGTAACAATTTTTTTATAAAATGTAGGAGAGGTATCTAAGTTATGATTATAAAAATCAAGTCCAGCTTGAGATAACTTTTTTGCTTGACTTATATTAATACTTCCTAATGTCATACAGGTTTCCATACCCATATCTTTAATTTTTTTGATTATTTTAATTAAATATGGCATATCTCTTTCTTTAGGATTTCTCCATGCAGCACCCATACAAAATCTATTAGATCCTATTTTTTTAGCTTTTTTTGCAGCATCTAATATTTTGGACATATCTAGCAGTGGTTCATTCGTTATTTTTGTTTTATATCGTGAACTTTGTGCACAGTACTTACAATCTTCTGGGCATAAACCTGTTTTTATAGATAATAAAGTACTAATTTGTATTTCATTAGGATCAAAATGTTTACGATGTATTTTTTGTGCTTGAAACATTAAATCTAAAAATGGTTTTTGAAATAACTCTTGTACTTCATATCGTTTCCATAATTTTTTCATATGAGATCCCAAAAATGTATTACATTAAAGTATACAATTTATAATAAAACATTAAATATTTTAAAATAATATAAAATTATGACACAAAATAACCTGTTATTTAATAATAAACACATTTGGCATCCGTATGATTCCATAATTAGTCCATTACCTTGTTATGAAATACAATCAACATGTGGAGTATATTTCACATTACAATCTGGTATAAAAGTTATTGATGGTATGTCTTCTTGGTGGTCGGCAATACATGGATATAATAATCCAAAATTAATTAAAATATTAAAAAAACAAGTTGATAATTTTTCACATGTTATGTTTGGGGGTATAACACATAAACCTGCAATTATGTTATGTAAAGAATTGCTAAAAATTTTACCTAAAAAATTACAATGTATATTTTTATGCGATTCAGGTTCTGTTGCTATTGAAGTTGCTATGAAAATGGTAATACAATACTGGAATAAAAAAAAAAATAATAAAAAATTTTTTTTAACTATACGTAATGGATATCATGGCGATACATTTTCTGCTGTTTCAGTATGCGATCCAACAAACTCTATGCATAGATTATATAATACAATATTACCAAAACATTTTTTTGCAAAAGAACCAAAATTGTCATTTATAAAAAAATGGCATAATTATGATATCTATTCTTTTTTAAATTTTATGGTATGTAATCAAGAAAAAATTGCAGGTGTTATTTTAGAACCTATACTTCAAGGTATAGGCGGCATGAAATTTTATAATATAGAATATTTAAAACAAGTACGACTGTTATGTAAAATATATAAAATTCCGTTAATTGTAGATGAAATAGCTACTGGATTTGGACGAACAGGAAAAATGTTTGCATACGAACATGCTAATATTGTTCCAGATATATTATGTTTAGGAAAAGCTTTAACAGGAGGTATGATGACTTTAGCAGCAACTATCACTACTAAAAA from Buchnera aphidicola (Sarucallis kahawaluokalani) harbors:
- the hisS gene encoding histidine--tRNA ligase — protein: MNYIFQSVKGMHDYLPKDTILWNQIEDILKKILYNYGYDEIKLPILEKTILFKNSIGEMTDVIGKEMYSFDDKNGSSLSLRPEGTTSCVRSVIQHKLLYHKKPKLWYHGPMFRYERPQKGRYRQFYQFGIETFGFLEPDIEIELIILINKFWKKLNLTKFLTLEINSIGSVCERNRYQMMLKDFFKKHISILDKKSLKYLDNHAIRILDSKNIHIQNLLLKAPNLLDFINSRSILNFEKLCALIKDFNIPYTVNYKLIRGLDYYNNTVFEWKTKYLGSKNTICAGGRYDTLVKRLLGPDIPAAGLAIGMDRLLLLLQSVNVSHIYQKNIDIIVFFSDISIKNKAFFLSENIRNTLPTLKILLEFASIQFKKILKNVHKYDTKIILFMRTNNLINIYDIQSKRYETTHQNHVIQIITTIFT
- the glyA gene encoding serine hydroxymethyltransferase gives rise to the protein MFQYKKINIQSDVELWDYVTKEIDRQEQHIELIASENYASIAVMQAQGSLLTNKYAEGYPRKRYYGGCDFVDCIEQLAIDRAKKLFHADYANVQPHSGSQANFAVFIALLNPGDTILGMDLSHGGHLTHGASINVSGKIYNTITYGLNEFGDIDYLNIEKLAKKYKPKMIIGGFSSFSRYIDWKKFRSISDSCGAYFLADMAHVAGLVAVNLYPNPIKYADVVTTTTHKTLSGPRGGLILSSKNDEVLYKKINSAVFPGIQGGPLMHVIAAKAIAFREALHPSFKKYQQQILKNAKIMSKIFIEHNFKIISGGTDNHLFLIDLTNKNVTGKFVENILELANITVNKNSVPNDKNSPFITSGIRIGTPAITRRGFKEEEATIVTNWIVDIIHNHKKLEKILNIKTQVLELCEKYPVYK
- the bioB gene encoding biotin synthase BioB codes for the protein MKKLWKRYEVQELFQKPFLDLMFQAQKIHRKHFDPNEIQISTLLSIKTGLCPEDCKYCAQSSRYKTKITNEPLLDMSKILDAAKKAKKIGSNRFCMGAAWRNPKERDMPYLIKIIKKIKDMGMETCMTLGSINISQAKKLSQAGLDFYNHNLDTSPTFYKKIVTTRTYQERLNTLDIIRKSGIKICSGGILGLGEKIDDRIDLLMQLSNLDQPPESIPMNMLVRIPGTPLEKNKNINDVDFIKTIAVTRIMMNKSYIRLSAGRENMSENMQTLCFMAGANSIFYGCKLLTTGNPKEVDDVRLFKKLGLHAKKFFIHHTEKNDIYNNKKYYNAMK
- the bioD gene encoding dethiobiotin synthase, with amino-acid sequence MIKKWFITGTDTNVGKTIVSIILIKKAKRLGLTAIGYKPISSGCRKTIKGLQNSDTLLLQKNSTIQLDYKIINPYAFYHAIPPVFLNNKNYKINFYTLSKKLQYIKKKANCIIIEGIGGWCTPICIKNNLSDWLKKENIPVILVIAIKLGCINHAILTTQSILQSGVKYVGWFANCTTPEKYILNYIYIIKKYISAPFLGIIPYIKDINYIPENKIDIILPP
- the bioA gene encoding adenosylmethionine--8-amino-7-oxononanoate transaminase, which encodes MTQNNLLFNNKHIWHPYDSIISPLPCYEIQSTCGVYFTLQSGIKVIDGMSSWWSAIHGYNNPKLIKILKKQVDNFSHVMFGGITHKPAIMLCKELLKILPKKLQCIFLCDSGSVAIEVAMKMVIQYWNKKKNNKKFFLTIRNGYHGDTFSAVSVCDPTNSMHRLYNTILPKHFFAKEPKLSFIKKWHNYDIYSFLNFMVCNQEKIAGVILEPILQGIGGMKFYNIEYLKQVRLLCKIYKIPLIVDEIATGFGRTGKMFAYEHANIVPDILCLGKALTGGMMTLAATITTKKIAYTISKNYPYKFMHGPTFMGNPLACAVARKNISLLRKNVWKKQVEYIEKYFKNKLFPLIKHPRIIDIRILGAIAVVECYHHVNLKLIQKFFINYGVWIRPFKNIIYLTPPYIVQNIHLDKLTQSIKSAIQNNSLFIL
- the rlmN gene encoding 23S rRNA (adenine(2503)-C(2))-methyltransferase RlmN; protein product: MLYNQKNKKINLINYDHFTMQNFMYEINEKKFRADQIMYWIYQRLCNNFDNMINLPLSLRNKLKNISVIQFPIATKEIISSDHTIKWIFSADNGVFETVYIPENNRGTLCISSQVGCILRCKFCATGMQGFKRNLLVSEMIGQIWVIYNKMKYDKNIFRYPITNIVFMGMGEPLLNFNNVFKTLNIIFSKHGFHIPKKKVILSTAGIVPAINKLSNIFDVKLALSLHAPNDILRNQLMPINKKYNIKLLLSSVEKFLKRSRLNRKGVTIEYIMLKNINDTIQHAKELIKILKNLPSKINLIPWNYLPDVNFSCSSFYQMNLFSNFLMKHGFFVTIRKPRGQDIQAACGQLTGLVY